The following are encoded in a window of Kitasatospora fiedleri genomic DNA:
- a CDS encoding S8 family serine peptidase produces MTTSRTVRGLAALAAGALLWGVSAGPAAADQDRQQQWVLDKYGMARDVWPVSQGDQVIVAVIDSGVDASHPDLAGQVLPGLDLTGKGGDGRTDSDGHGTAMASDIAAHGHGDNAGVMGIAPKAKILPVKFDFSDDLGSSVDNVDFGAGIRFAVDHGAKVINMSFYGGNPSDSGYRGAIEYAIQKDVVLVSASGNHAGLPIDYPAGFPGVVVVSGVAEDGSIWPKSTTGPQVTLAAPADGIHRADLKQGYATASGTSESAAIVSGIAALVRSKYPNLSAGQVINRITKGAFKPDGQGSFPNDKYGYGIASPSGALAANPAVDNGPKENPLLGRAEPDYSGSAGNSSAPSSPASKAPSAGAGNSATPQASGDAGDKKSNTGMLVAVGGGVLAVIVIVIVVIVALVRRSKNNGGNGGGPGGPGGPGAPGGPGGPGYGYQQQAPQQQPAGYGYPPQQQSGQPVYPPQQQAGQPGYPQQPPAGGNPYRS; encoded by the coding sequence TTGACGACCAGCCGAACCGTGCGCGGTCTGGCCGCGCTCGCTGCGGGAGCCCTCCTGTGGGGCGTGAGCGCCGGCCCGGCGGCGGCGGACCAGGACCGCCAGCAGCAGTGGGTGCTGGACAAGTACGGCATGGCCAGAGACGTCTGGCCGGTCAGCCAGGGCGACCAGGTCATCGTCGCGGTCATCGACAGCGGCGTCGACGCCAGTCACCCGGACCTGGCCGGGCAGGTCCTCCCCGGTCTCGACCTCACCGGCAAGGGCGGGGACGGCCGGACCGACAGCGACGGCCACGGTACGGCGATGGCCTCCGACATCGCCGCGCACGGGCACGGTGACAACGCCGGCGTCATGGGCATCGCGCCCAAGGCGAAGATCCTCCCGGTGAAGTTCGACTTCAGCGATGACCTGGGCAGCTCGGTCGACAACGTGGACTTCGGCGCGGGGATCCGATTCGCCGTCGACCACGGTGCCAAGGTCATCAACATGTCTTTCTACGGCGGGAATCCGAGCGACAGCGGATACCGGGGGGCCATCGAGTACGCCATTCAGAAGGACGTCGTTCTCGTATCGGCCTCCGGGAACCACGCCGGCTTGCCGATCGACTACCCTGCGGGCTTCCCGGGCGTGGTGGTGGTGTCGGGCGTGGCAGAGGACGGAAGCATCTGGCCGAAGTCGACCACCGGCCCGCAGGTGACCCTGGCGGCTCCGGCCGACGGCATCCACCGGGCCGACCTCAAGCAGGGGTACGCGACGGCTTCCGGTACGTCCGAATCCGCGGCCATCGTGTCGGGGATCGCGGCGCTGGTGCGGTCGAAGTACCCGAACCTGTCGGCGGGTCAGGTCATCAACCGGATCACCAAGGGTGCCTTCAAGCCCGACGGCCAGGGCTCGTTCCCGAACGACAAGTACGGGTACGGCATCGCGTCCCCGTCCGGGGCGCTGGCGGCGAACCCGGCGGTGGACAACGGGCCGAAGGAGAACCCGCTGCTGGGCCGGGCGGAGCCGGACTACAGCGGGTCGGCCGGTAACTCGTCCGCGCCGTCGTCTCCGGCTTCGAAGGCGCCTTCGGCCGGTGCCGGGAATTCGGCGACTCCGCAGGCGAGCGGTGACGCGGGTGACAAGAAGAGCAACACGGGGATGCTGGTCGCGGTCGGTGGCGGTGTGCTCGCCGTGATCGTGATCGTGATCGTGGTGATCGTGGCGCTCGTGCGTCGTTCGAAGAACAACGGCGGCAACGGTGGTGGCCCCGGGGGCCCGGGCGGTCCGGGTGCGCCCGGCGGCCCCGGTGGTCCGGGGTACGGGTATCAGCAGCAGGCGCCGCAGCAGCAGCCGGCCGGGTACGGGTATCCGCCGCAGCAGCAGTCGGGGCAGCCGGTGTATCCGCCGCAGCAGCAGGCCGGGCAGCCGGGGTATCCGCAGCAGCCGCCGGCCGGGGGTAATCCGTACCGGAGTTGA
- a CDS encoding WXG100 family type VII secretion target, translated as MDQGGGSGSTDFSVHSHAELISMVHSLDSGSVMAAADPWRRAHETLTQIHSALTTATGDATSTWQGSTSDAFHAHMTELAAKVSATAEHVNYTATALQTLSASIDEAKAAMPEEPGFWDKVGDGISDAAKQSVGVDDADARQGIADTRKEEAVGVMQVLAAKYSTASSRLGNLRTGLDDNSKDNQVAPPSDGGASGFIAAIAGVGAGISQSTGRVSGSSSSGSQTSLKSTSSSRAPQAPQVKPAVVRPTDAGISGGTANALPQPKGPGTGIDGIQGGTGGVRGGGTTTIGGPTVSGGAPGAGGGGGGLGGGGAAGGLIGGGGGTLAGGTGIGARAGFSGNSVSKAGTFGSNGLGGGGTGPGGSAAGGAAGAGGRAGGTGSGGLGGGAGAGGAGGGAGLRGGRSGGSLAGRAGGMVGEAAHGGAGGRAFSEGGSGIGRSRLGQGAGAAGAGHAGGTGQGGAAGHGAGMAGHGQSSKRAKKGTSERPDYLVEDEETWASGGNANPNVVE; from the coding sequence ATGGACCAGGGCGGTGGCTCGGGGAGCACCGACTTCTCCGTTCACAGCCATGCCGAACTGATCTCCATGGTCCACTCGTTGGACTCCGGTTCGGTCATGGCCGCGGCCGATCCGTGGCGGCGGGCCCACGAGACGCTGACCCAGATCCACTCGGCGCTGACCACCGCCACCGGTGACGCCACCAGCACCTGGCAGGGCAGCACCAGCGACGCCTTCCACGCGCACATGACCGAGCTCGCCGCGAAGGTCAGCGCCACGGCCGAGCACGTGAACTACACCGCCACCGCGCTGCAGACGCTGTCCGCGTCGATCGACGAGGCCAAGGCCGCGATGCCCGAGGAGCCGGGCTTCTGGGACAAGGTGGGCGACGGGATCAGCGACGCCGCCAAGCAGTCCGTCGGGGTCGACGACGCCGACGCCCGGCAGGGCATCGCCGATACCCGCAAGGAGGAGGCGGTCGGCGTGATGCAGGTGCTGGCGGCCAAGTACAGCACGGCCAGCAGCCGACTGGGCAACCTCAGGACCGGACTCGACGACAACTCGAAGGACAATCAGGTAGCCCCTCCGAGTGACGGCGGCGCATCGGGATTCATCGCGGCGATCGCCGGTGTCGGAGCCGGTATCTCCCAGAGCACCGGCCGAGTGAGCGGCTCCTCCTCCTCCGGATCGCAGACCTCGCTCAAGAGCACGTCGAGCAGCCGGGCACCGCAGGCACCGCAGGTCAAGCCCGCGGTGGTCCGTCCGACGGACGCGGGCATCTCCGGTGGAACGGCCAACGCCCTTCCGCAGCCGAAGGGCCCGGGCACGGGTATCGACGGCATCCAAGGCGGTACCGGCGGCGTCCGCGGCGGCGGCACCACGACGATCGGCGGCCCCACCGTGTCCGGCGGTGCGCCCGGGGCAGGTGGCGGCGGTGGCGGCCTCGGCGGCGGTGGTGCCGCCGGCGGGCTGATCGGCGGTGGCGGCGGGACCCTGGCCGGTGGCACCGGCATCGGTGCCCGTGCCGGGTTCAGCGGCAACAGCGTGTCCAAGGCCGGAACGTTCGGTTCCAACGGCCTGGGCGGCGGTGGCACGGGTCCGGGCGGCTCCGCAGCGGGCGGTGCGGCCGGTGCCGGCGGCCGGGCCGGTGGCACGGGCAGCGGCGGTCTCGGCGGTGGCGCCGGAGCGGGCGGTGCCGGTGGCGGCGCGGGCCTCCGGGGCGGCCGTTCCGGCGGCAGCCTGGCGGGTCGGGCCGGCGGCATGGTCGGCGAGGCGGCGCACGGCGGCGCCGGTGGACGGGCCTTCTCCGAGGGCGGGTCGGGCATCGGCCGCAGCCGCCTCGGCCAGGGCGCCGGAGCCGCCGGTGCCGGTCACGCCGGTGGCACGGGACAGGGCGGCGCGGCCGGGCACGGCGCCGGCATGGCCGGTCACGGCCAGTCGAGCAAGCGCGCCAAGAAGGGCACCTCGGAACGCCCGGACTACCTGGTGGAGGACGAGGAGACCTGGGCCTCCGGCGGAAACGCCAATCCGAACGTGGTGGAATGA